A stretch of the Streptomyces sp. NBC_00078 genome encodes the following:
- a CDS encoding ABC transporter ATP-binding protein, protein MRLRRGKRQKADKRPEVPAATPGLAVELRDVRRQYGRGPGTVHALAGIDLALPRGTFTAVMGPSGSGKSTFLQCAAGLDRPTAGSVRLGGTEITGMSENELTELRRSRLGFVFQAFNLLPSLTVGQNVLLPMRLAGQRQDRRQAQAVLAQVGLADKAKRRPGELSGGQQQRVAVARALVTSPDVIFADEPTGALDTGTAAEVLGLLRNAVDALGATVVMVTHDPAAAAWADRVLFLADGAFADHLERGSAEQIAARMAVLTSRASRSGAMAGVAA, encoded by the coding sequence ATGAGGCTACGCAGGGGCAAGCGGCAGAAGGCGGACAAGCGGCCCGAGGTCCCGGCCGCCACGCCCGGTCTCGCCGTCGAACTGCGCGACGTCCGGCGGCAGTACGGCCGCGGGCCGGGCACCGTGCACGCTCTCGCGGGCATCGACCTCGCCCTGCCGCGCGGCACGTTCACCGCGGTCATGGGCCCGTCCGGGTCCGGCAAGTCCACCTTCCTGCAGTGCGCTGCCGGGCTCGACCGGCCGACGGCGGGATCCGTGCGCCTCGGCGGCACGGAGATCACCGGCATGAGCGAGAACGAGCTCACCGAGCTGCGCCGCAGCCGCCTCGGCTTCGTCTTCCAGGCGTTCAACCTGCTGCCGTCGCTGACCGTGGGGCAGAACGTGCTGCTGCCCATGCGCCTGGCCGGGCAGCGCCAGGACCGGCGCCAGGCGCAGGCGGTGCTCGCCCAGGTCGGACTCGCCGACAAGGCGAAGCGCCGGCCCGGAGAGCTCTCCGGCGGTCAGCAGCAACGCGTGGCCGTCGCCCGCGCCCTGGTCACCAGCCCCGACGTGATCTTCGCGGACGAACCCACCGGCGCCCTCGACACCGGCACCGCCGCCGAGGTCCTCGGCCTGCTGCGCAACGCGGTGGACGCTCTGGGCGCCACCGTTGTCATGGTCACCCACGACCCGGCCGCGGCCGCCTGGGCCGACCGTGTGCTGTTCCTCGCTGACGGCGCCTTCGCCGACCACCTCGAGCGCGGTTCGGCGGAGCAGATCGCGGCACGGATGGCCGTGCTCACCTCGCGCGCCTCCCGCTCCGGTGCGATGGCGGGGGTGGCGGCATGA
- a CDS encoding FtsX-like permease family protein, with protein sequence MRRPNGLAREAVRFKPASFAGTFLALLMSALIVSACGILLETSLRASVPPERYANAPVVAAADQNKYVVTGSGEDREKEATPLPDTARMDAGLAAKAAGAPGAATAVADFTFPVRATDAGARALAVPGGVLSAHGWGSHTFTGTSLTTGSAPREGEVVLDEGTARAAHAAVGDTVVLETAAGRQDFRVAGVAEAGPAETARGSGDAGALTWFADTQAPMLAGHPGKADAVVVLAGDGTDADALADAVKQALAGSGVQVHTGDDRGAVEDPGLGYAKVTLFGIGGSFGGIAAIVAVFTAAGTVALSVGQRAREFALLRAVGATPRQVRRAVASEALLVAPLAGIIGCLPGIGLAHWWFGQLQDRGAIPRAVDLHVSGLPLLAAVVMGLLSALGAGWMAGRRPAKIKPVQALSDASVERLRPGLVRTLLGVGALVGGTILTGVSARSAGDDAAGAALGVVMLFMLAVGLLGPLVARLCAGLFGLPLRGAGPSAELAAANSRTNARRLASAITPIVLAVAFSSTLVFMHTSETHVADKQLRAGITADHVVTDPAGLPVDAAARAARAPGVEAAVGLLNTQVLVPTGSGEFKSLQGAATQGVTGSGAELAKVQDLDVRDGSLDQLGEERIAIDKTLATSADAGVGDRLPLYLPDGTEVSPEIVAVYGRGLGLATVTMDRASLAGHVTSGFDSTLLVRGGSEKSLTALGEVTDASGYATEQNRDAKLGAWMNNTMAAVLGGFAAVAAVNTLVMTVLDRRRELGMLRLVGSTRRQVMTMLRWEGLLVAVVGLVLGSAIAAATLIPMMSGVTGDMPYVPPLVYGCFAVAVGGLALLAVTLPARAALRRWS encoded by the coding sequence ATGAGGCGCCCCAACGGACTCGCCCGTGAGGCCGTCCGCTTCAAGCCCGCGTCCTTCGCGGGGACCTTCCTCGCGCTGCTGATGTCCGCACTGATCGTCTCGGCCTGCGGAATCCTGCTCGAGACCAGCCTGCGCGCCTCCGTGCCGCCGGAACGGTACGCGAACGCGCCGGTCGTCGCGGCGGCGGACCAGAACAAGTACGTCGTGACCGGCAGCGGCGAGGACCGCGAGAAGGAGGCGACGCCCCTGCCGGACACGGCACGGATGGACGCCGGGCTGGCTGCGAAGGCCGCCGGGGCGCCGGGTGCGGCCACCGCCGTCGCGGACTTCACCTTCCCGGTGCGCGCGACGGACGCCGGCGCCCGTGCACTGGCTGTTCCGGGAGGTGTGCTCTCCGCGCACGGATGGGGCTCGCACACCTTCACCGGCACCTCGCTGACCACCGGCTCCGCACCCCGCGAGGGGGAAGTCGTCCTCGACGAGGGAACGGCCCGCGCCGCGCACGCCGCGGTCGGTGACACCGTCGTACTGGAGACCGCCGCCGGCCGGCAGGACTTCCGCGTCGCTGGCGTCGCCGAGGCCGGCCCCGCGGAGACCGCCCGCGGCTCCGGCGACGCGGGTGCCCTGACCTGGTTCGCCGACACCCAGGCCCCCATGCTCGCCGGGCATCCCGGCAAGGCCGACGCCGTCGTCGTGCTGGCGGGGGACGGCACCGACGCCGACGCCCTCGCCGACGCCGTGAAGCAGGCCCTGGCCGGCTCCGGCGTCCAGGTCCACACCGGCGACGACCGCGGTGCCGTCGAGGACCCGGGGCTCGGGTACGCCAAGGTGACGCTCTTCGGAATCGGCGGCTCCTTCGGCGGCATCGCCGCCATCGTCGCGGTCTTCACGGCCGCCGGAACCGTCGCGCTCTCGGTCGGCCAGCGGGCCCGCGAGTTCGCCCTGCTGCGCGCCGTCGGCGCCACCCCGCGGCAGGTCCGCCGCGCGGTCGCCTCCGAAGCGCTGCTCGTCGCGCCGCTCGCCGGGATCATCGGCTGCCTGCCCGGCATCGGGCTCGCCCACTGGTGGTTCGGGCAGCTCCAGGACCGGGGCGCCATCCCGCGCGCCGTGGACCTGCACGTCTCCGGGCTTCCGCTGCTCGCCGCCGTCGTCATGGGGCTACTCAGCGCGCTCGGCGCAGGCTGGATGGCCGGGCGCCGGCCCGCGAAGATCAAGCCCGTACAGGCGCTGTCGGACGCGTCGGTGGAGCGGCTGCGGCCCGGTCTGGTCCGTACCCTCCTCGGCGTCGGCGCCCTCGTCGGAGGCACGATCCTCACCGGCGTGTCCGCCCGCTCCGCCGGGGACGACGCGGCCGGCGCCGCCCTCGGCGTCGTCATGCTCTTCATGCTCGCCGTCGGGCTGCTCGGCCCGCTGGTGGCACGGCTGTGCGCCGGCCTGTTCGGCCTCCCGCTGCGCGGCGCGGGCCCGTCCGCCGAGCTCGCGGCCGCCAACTCCCGTACTAACGCCCGCCGCCTCGCCTCCGCGATCACCCCGATCGTGCTCGCCGTGGCCTTCTCCTCGACCCTCGTGTTCATGCACACGAGCGAGACCCACGTCGCCGACAAGCAGCTGCGCGCGGGCATCACCGCGGACCACGTGGTGACGGACCCGGCCGGGCTCCCGGTAGACGCGGCGGCACGCGCCGCCCGCGCGCCGGGCGTGGAGGCGGCCGTCGGTCTGCTGAACACGCAGGTGCTGGTGCCGACCGGCTCCGGCGAGTTCAAGTCGCTCCAGGGCGCGGCCACCCAGGGCGTCACCGGCTCTGGCGCCGAGCTGGCGAAGGTGCAGGACCTGGACGTACGCGACGGCAGCCTCGACCAGCTCGGCGAGGAGCGTATCGCCATCGACAAGACCCTGGCGACCTCGGCGGACGCCGGTGTCGGCGACCGGCTCCCGCTCTACCTCCCCGACGGGACGGAGGTCAGCCCCGAGATCGTCGCGGTCTACGGCCGCGGCCTCGGCCTGGCTACGGTGACCATGGACCGGGCGTCCCTGGCCGGGCACGTCACCTCGGGCTTCGACAGCACGCTCCTGGTACGGGGCGGCTCGGAGAAGTCGCTCACCGCCCTGGGCGAGGTCACCGACGCCTCCGGCTACGCCACCGAGCAGAACCGCGACGCGAAGCTGGGCGCCTGGATGAACAACACCATGGCCGCGGTCCTCGGCGGGTTCGCCGCCGTCGCCGCGGTCAACACCCTGGTGATGACGGTCCTGGACCGCCGCCGCGAGCTGGGCATGCTGCGACTCGTCGGCTCCACCCGGCGTCAGGTGATGACGATGCTCCGCTGGGAGGGCCTGCTGGTCGCCGTGGTGGGCCTGGTCCTCGGCTCCGCGATCGCCGCGGCCACGCTGATCCCGATGATGAGCGGCGTGACCGGTGACATGCCGTACGTGCCCCCGCTGGTGTACGGATGCTTCGCGGTCGCCGTCGGCGGCCTGGCCCTGCTGGCGGTCACGCTGCCGGCCCGGGCCGCGCTGCGCCGCTGGTCCTAG
- a CDS encoding MFS transporter: MTTTLAPPVPIGKAAVGALGLLALSTGALESVVSPTIPLLERELDMSQSEGALLSIVLLITGALITPLAGKFGDRYGGKRVLIRLMAVVAVGGTVSALAPNLPVLLLGQVLQGAMVGALPLSFIVVRKNLPPGESKVAIGVVSGLFVGGGMVGMLSAGPVAEELSRHWMFALPTIAVIGATLLVNRLMPSDQPGGSDGAGIDWPGLLLLSGMLVTLMLVLALAPEAASQPLVLGALVVFLAVFVTGWVSVERRAASPMIDLHMLARPAIWKACALTFVICLGTSMAVYLVPQLLDERGDGYGFSASATEIGFFLLPGAVAATLAGPLGGIGDRRFGSRAVVNTGVVMMAVSLVVLASVHTEVWHVVVGKALIALANGLCVTAMMTSTATAVDAKDTGIATSLILVSRVLGYAVGGQLGGALLTAATPSGSKVAAESAYGTGFVIAGVVTSLALFVTRTMPKGVKE, from the coding sequence ATGACCACAACCCTGGCTCCCCCGGTCCCCATCGGGAAGGCCGCTGTCGGAGCCCTCGGTTTACTGGCACTGTCCACCGGCGCTCTGGAGTCGGTGGTGTCACCGACGATCCCGCTCCTGGAACGCGAACTGGACATGAGCCAGTCCGAAGGGGCGCTGCTCAGCATCGTGCTCCTCATCACCGGGGCACTCATCACGCCATTGGCAGGCAAGTTCGGCGACCGCTACGGCGGGAAACGGGTCCTGATCCGGCTGATGGCGGTCGTCGCGGTCGGCGGCACGGTGTCCGCCCTGGCCCCGAACCTGCCCGTGCTGCTGCTCGGGCAGGTGCTGCAAGGGGCGATGGTGGGCGCGCTTCCCCTGTCGTTCATCGTCGTGCGCAAAAACCTGCCCCCGGGAGAGTCGAAGGTCGCCATCGGGGTGGTCAGCGGACTCTTCGTCGGGGGAGGGATGGTCGGCATGCTGTCGGCCGGGCCGGTGGCGGAAGAGCTCTCCCGGCACTGGATGTTCGCGCTGCCCACGATCGCGGTCATCGGGGCCACCCTGCTTGTGAATAGGCTCATGCCGTCCGACCAGCCGGGCGGGTCGGACGGCGCCGGCATCGACTGGCCCGGCCTGCTGCTCCTGAGCGGGATGCTGGTCACGCTCATGCTCGTACTCGCGCTGGCGCCCGAAGCGGCCTCGCAACCACTCGTGCTCGGCGCCCTCGTCGTGTTTCTGGCCGTCTTCGTCACCGGTTGGGTGTCCGTCGAACGGCGTGCGGCCTCTCCGATGATCGATCTGCACATGCTGGCACGGCCCGCGATCTGGAAGGCGTGTGCGCTGACATTCGTGATCTGCCTCGGCACCTCGATGGCGGTCTATCTCGTTCCGCAGCTGCTCGACGAGCGCGGCGACGGGTACGGATTCAGCGCCAGCGCCACCGAGATCGGCTTCTTCCTGCTGCCCGGCGCCGTGGCCGCGACGCTGGCCGGGCCGCTCGGCGGGATCGGGGACCGGCGTTTCGGCTCGCGTGCCGTGGTCAACACCGGGGTCGTCATGATGGCCGTCTCCCTGGTCGTCCTGGCGTCCGTGCACACCGAGGTCTGGCACGTCGTCGTCGGCAAGGCGCTGATCGCGCTGGCCAACGGCCTGTGCGTCACGGCGATGATGACCAGCACCGCCACGGCCGTCGATGCCAAGGACACCGGCATCGCCACAAGCCTGATCCTGGTGAGCCGCGTACTCGGCTACGCCGTGGGCGGGCAGCTCGGTGGTGCGCTCCTCACCGCCGCAACCCCTTCGGGGTCGAAGGTCGCGGCCGAATCGGCCTACGGCACCGGCTTCGTCATAGCCGGAGTCGTCACGTCGCTGGCCCTGTTCGTCACTCGCACCATGCCCAAAGGAGTCAAGGAATGA
- a CDS encoding FAD-dependent monooxygenase: MTLTDQLTDVRSTPRHKVLISGAGIAGPALAFWLNRYGYAVTVVDKAPTLRGGGYPIDVRGTALEVVRRMGIVPRLRDAHIDLRRLTFLDSDGSEVTSLHPHAVTGGVAGRDLEVRRGDLTEALYTAVRDDVEFLFNDSIDTLDQSDHGVDVTFRGGGSRTFDMVFGADGMHSRTREMLFGPEEQFHRYLGYCFAVFTMRNTFGLSHETVMWNAPGRAAALYAVGDDDEVHAFLNFARPEPPMDAFRDPQAQRDLVAKVFADAGWEVPGMLAALREAEDLFFDGVSQIRMPRWSSGRVALVGDAAYAPSFLTGQGTSLALVGAYMLAGCLADRGHGAGFAAYERDTRQFVTANQGLVGQGGATLFPTTAQALEQRNERLRSLSAMPPAEGKLAHSALTLLEPLRPA, encoded by the coding sequence ATGACCCTCACCGATCAGCTGACGGATGTCCGTAGCACGCCGAGGCACAAGGTCCTGATATCCGGGGCTGGCATCGCGGGGCCCGCCCTCGCGTTCTGGCTGAACCGCTACGGATACGCGGTCACGGTCGTGGACAAGGCGCCCACCCTGCGTGGGGGTGGCTATCCCATCGACGTGCGCGGCACCGCACTGGAAGTCGTCCGGAGGATGGGGATCGTGCCGCGGCTGCGGGACGCGCACATCGACCTGCGGCGGCTGACCTTCCTCGACTCGGACGGCAGCGAGGTGACCTCCCTGCACCCGCATGCCGTCACCGGCGGCGTCGCGGGACGGGACCTGGAGGTACGGCGCGGGGATCTGACGGAAGCGCTGTACACGGCGGTCCGTGACGACGTGGAGTTCCTGTTCAACGACTCCATCGACACCCTCGACCAGAGCGACCACGGGGTCGACGTCACCTTCCGCGGGGGCGGCAGCCGTACGTTCGACATGGTGTTCGGTGCGGACGGCATGCACTCGCGCACCCGGGAGATGCTGTTCGGCCCCGAAGAGCAGTTCCACCGCTACCTCGGCTACTGCTTCGCTGTGTTCACCATGCGCAACACCTTCGGGCTCTCCCACGAGACCGTGATGTGGAACGCCCCGGGCAGGGCCGCGGCACTCTACGCCGTGGGGGACGACGACGAGGTGCACGCCTTCCTGAACTTCGCCCGGCCGGAGCCGCCCATGGACGCGTTCCGGGACCCGCAGGCCCAACGCGACCTGGTCGCCAAGGTCTTCGCCGACGCGGGATGGGAGGTCCCGGGCATGCTGGCGGCCCTGCGCGAGGCGGAGGACCTGTTCTTCGACGGGGTCAGCCAGATCCGCATGCCCCGCTGGTCCAGCGGCAGGGTCGCGCTGGTCGGCGACGCCGCGTACGCGCCCTCGTTCCTCACCGGACAGGGCACCAGCCTCGCGCTCGTCGGCGCGTACATGCTCGCCGGCTGCCTCGCGGACCGGGGTCACGGCGCGGGCTTCGCCGCCTACGAACGCGACACCCGGCAGTTCGTGACCGCGAACCAGGGGCTGGTCGGCCAGGGCGGCGCCACCCTCTTCCCCACCACCGCCCAGGCCCTGGAGCAGCGCAACGAACGACTGCGCAGCCTCAGCGCCATGCCCCCGGCGGAGGGAAAACTGGCTCATTCGGCGCTCACTCTGCTTGAGCCCCTGCGCCCGGCATGA
- a CDS encoding helix-turn-helix domain-containing protein produces the protein MTGTGDEPFITAVKPLVDAMGGEMLPPDEAGPDDVVLSWQGVDAVAVRLPQLADSLDHILAAMERKQGKPLAELDRKAKQEVVRILEARGAFSVRHGVETVAGALGVSRFTVYNYLNRDKEG, from the coding sequence GTGACCGGCACCGGGGACGAGCCGTTCATCACGGCCGTGAAGCCGCTGGTCGACGCCATGGGCGGCGAGATGCTCCCGCCCGACGAGGCCGGCCCCGACGACGTCGTGCTCTCCTGGCAGGGCGTCGACGCGGTCGCCGTACGCCTGCCCCAGCTCGCGGACTCCCTGGATCACATCCTGGCCGCGATGGAGCGCAAGCAGGGCAAGCCCCTGGCCGAGCTGGACCGCAAGGCCAAGCAGGAGGTCGTACGGATACTTGAGGCGCGCGGCGCCTTCTCCGTGCGGCACGGCGTGGAGACCGTCGCGGGCGCGCTCGGCGTCAGCCGCTTCACGGTCTACAACTACCTGAACCGCGACAAGGAAGGCTGA
- the uraD gene encoding 2-oxo-4-hydroxy-4-carboxy-5-ureidoimidazoline decarboxylase: MTSTSTPRGLTRFNALEDDAALAALHEACASTAWATRLLAARPYATAEDLFAASDAAMAELTGADLAEAMAGHPPIGRPKPGDPTSAREQRGMAGASEELRSEMLELNLAYQDVFGHVFLICATGRTGEQMRDAVKERIGNSPEQEREIVRAELGKINRIRLALLVEDD; this comes from the coding sequence GTGACTTCGACTTCCACGCCCCGGGGCCTGACCCGGTTCAACGCACTGGAGGATGATGCGGCCCTCGCCGCCCTCCACGAGGCGTGTGCCTCCACCGCCTGGGCGACGCGGCTGCTCGCGGCCCGTCCCTATGCCACCGCCGAGGACCTCTTCGCCGCCAGCGACGCCGCCATGGCCGAGCTGACCGGTGCGGACCTGGCGGAGGCGATGGCCGGGCACCCGCCGATCGGCCGCCCCAAGCCGGGGGATCCCACCTCGGCGCGGGAGCAGCGCGGCATGGCCGGCGCCTCCGAGGAGCTCAGGTCGGAGATGCTCGAACTGAACCTGGCCTACCAGGACGTGTTCGGCCATGTCTTCCTCATCTGCGCCACCGGCAGGACCGGTGAGCAGATGCGGGACGCGGTCAAGGAGCGGATCGGGAACTCGCCGGAGCAGGAGAGGGAGATCGTCCGCGCCGAGCTGGGCAAGATCAACCGTATCCGGCTCGCCCTGCTCGTCGAAGACGACTGA
- the uraH gene encoding hydroxyisourate hydrolase, translated as MSTSTTASVSTHILDTSIGRPAEGVAVQLAARAGRSAPFGHGGDWQALGGSATDADGRCKDLPDLPEGTTHVRLDFAVEAYFLKSENKQADAQQDAPANRDSGAVFFPEVAITFAVKPGEHYHVPLLLNPFGYSVYRGS; from the coding sequence ATGAGCACCAGCACCACCGCCTCGGTGTCCACGCACATCCTGGACACCAGCATCGGCCGCCCCGCCGAGGGAGTCGCCGTCCAGCTCGCGGCCCGCGCAGGCCGCTCCGCCCCTTTCGGGCACGGAGGGGACTGGCAGGCGCTCGGCGGGTCCGCGACGGATGCCGACGGCCGGTGCAAGGACCTTCCGGACCTGCCGGAGGGCACCACCCACGTACGGCTCGACTTCGCCGTCGAGGCGTATTTCCTGAAGTCCGAGAACAAGCAAGCCGATGCGCAGCAGGACGCCCCCGCGAACCGGGACAGCGGTGCCGTGTTCTTCCCCGAGGTGGCGATCACCTTCGCCGTGAAGCCCGGGGAGCACTACCACGTACCGCTGCTGCTCAACCCGTTCGGCTACTCCGTTTACCGAGGGAGCTAG
- the pucL gene encoding factor-independent urate hydroxylase produces the protein MAVNSRPAHPVILGQNQYGKAENRVVKITRDGATHHIKDLNVSVALSGDMDEVHYSGSNANVLPTDTTKNTVFAFAKEHGIESAEQFGIHLARHFVTSQEPIKTARIRIEEYTWERIAASDANSQFIGADEVKHSFVRKGQETRLTQVTYDGSSWEVVSGLKDLTVMNSTNSEFWGYVKDKYTTLQEAYDRILATSVSARWRFNWTDDEQKMPNWEKSYEQSRKHMLQAFAETYSLSLQQTLYQMGSRIINNRSEIDEVRFSLPNKHHFLVDLEPFGLKNATEDGAVYFAADRPYGLIEGTVLRDGCEPKIPVDLTNL, from the coding sequence ATGGCAGTCAATTCCCGCCCAGCCCACCCTGTGATCCTGGGACAGAACCAGTACGGCAAGGCCGAGAACCGAGTCGTCAAGATCACGCGGGACGGCGCCACCCACCACATCAAGGACCTGAACGTGTCCGTCGCGCTGAGCGGCGACATGGACGAGGTCCACTACTCCGGCTCGAACGCCAACGTCCTGCCGACCGACACCACCAAGAACACGGTGTTCGCGTTCGCCAAGGAGCACGGCATCGAGTCGGCCGAGCAGTTCGGCATCCACCTGGCCCGGCACTTCGTGACCAGCCAGGAGCCGATCAAGACCGCCCGGATCCGCATCGAGGAGTACACCTGGGAGCGGATCGCGGCGTCCGACGCCAACTCGCAGTTCATCGGCGCGGACGAGGTCAAGCACTCGTTCGTCAGGAAGGGCCAGGAGACCCGGCTGACGCAGGTCACCTACGACGGCTCGTCGTGGGAGGTCGTCTCCGGACTCAAGGACCTGACGGTGATGAACTCGACCAACTCCGAGTTCTGGGGCTACGTCAAGGACAAGTACACGACGCTGCAGGAGGCGTACGACCGCATCCTGGCCACGTCGGTCTCGGCCCGCTGGCGGTTCAACTGGACCGACGACGAGCAGAAGATGCCCAACTGGGAGAAGTCCTACGAGCAGAGCAGGAAGCACATGCTCCAGGCCTTCGCCGAGACGTACTCGCTCTCGCTGCAGCAGACCCTGTACCAAATGGGTTCGCGCATCATCAACAATCGCAGTGAGATCGACGAGGTCCGCTTCTCGCTGCCGAACAAGCACCACTTCCTCGTCGACCTGGAGCCCTTCGGGCTGAAGAACGCCACCGAAGACGGTGCCGTGTACTTCGCCGCCGACCGCCCCTACGGACTGATCGAGGGGACCGTCCTGCGGGACGGCTGCGAGCCGAAGATCCCGGTGGACCTCACCAACCTCTGA
- a CDS encoding 8-oxoguanine deaminase — MAAAQRIVIENCSIATVDADDTEYASGYVVIAGNRIESLGAGAAPEGLENVVRRIDASGHLVTPGLVNTHHHFYQWITRGLATDHNLFDWLVALYPTWARIDEPMVYAAAQGSLGMMARGGVTTAMDHHYVFPKDSGDLSGAIIRAAREMGVRFTLARGSMDRSEKDGGLPPDFAVETLEGALAATEATVNEHHDASFDAMIQVAVAPCSPFSVSTELMREGAELARRLGVRLHTHGSETVEEEQFCKELFGMGPTDYFESTGWLGEDVWMAHCVHMNDSDIAAFARTRTGVAHCPSSNARLAAGIARVPDMLAAGVPVGLGVDGTASNESGELHTELRNALLINRLGAHREAALNARQALRLGTYGGAQVLGRSAEIGSLEPGKLADLVLWKLDTLAHASIADPVTALVFGAAAPVTASFVNGRQIVGAGRLLHVDEDAVARSTRHEARRLAQLAAQ; from the coding sequence ATGGCAGCAGCCCAGCGCATCGTCATCGAGAACTGTTCGATCGCGACGGTCGACGCAGACGACACCGAGTACGCGAGCGGGTACGTCGTCATCGCCGGCAACCGCATCGAGTCCCTCGGCGCGGGCGCGGCCCCCGAGGGCCTGGAGAACGTCGTACGCCGCATCGACGCCTCCGGCCATCTGGTGACCCCCGGCCTGGTCAACACCCACCACCACTTCTACCAGTGGATCACCCGGGGCCTGGCCACCGACCACAACCTCTTCGACTGGCTCGTCGCGCTGTACCCGACCTGGGCGCGCATCGACGAGCCGATGGTCTACGCCGCGGCACAGGGCTCGCTGGGCATGATGGCCCGCGGTGGTGTCACGACCGCGATGGACCACCACTACGTCTTCCCGAAGGACTCCGGCGACCTGTCCGGCGCGATCATCCGGGCCGCCCGCGAGATGGGCGTCCGCTTCACCCTCGCCCGCGGGTCCATGGACCGCAGCGAGAAGGACGGCGGCCTGCCCCCGGACTTCGCCGTCGAGACCCTCGAAGGCGCCCTCGCCGCGACCGAGGCCACCGTCAACGAGCACCACGACGCCTCCTTCGACGCGATGATCCAGGTGGCCGTGGCCCCCTGCTCGCCGTTCTCCGTCTCCACCGAACTCATGCGTGAAGGCGCCGAGTTGGCCCGCCGCCTCGGTGTGCGCCTGCACACCCACGGCTCGGAGACCGTCGAGGAGGAGCAGTTCTGCAAGGAACTGTTCGGCATGGGCCCGACCGACTACTTCGAGTCCACCGGCTGGCTCGGCGAGGACGTGTGGATGGCGCACTGCGTCCACATGAACGACTCCGACATCGCCGCCTTCGCCCGTACGAGGACGGGCGTAGCCCACTGCCCGTCCTCCAACGCCCGGCTGGCCGCGGGGATCGCACGGGTCCCCGACATGCTGGCGGCCGGCGTCCCGGTCGGCCTCGGTGTCGACGGCACCGCCTCCAACGAGTCCGGCGAACTGCACACCGAACTGCGCAACGCCCTGCTCATCAACCGCCTCGGTGCGCACCGGGAAGCGGCGCTCAACGCCCGCCAGGCGCTGCGCCTCGGCACCTACGGCGGCGCCCAGGTCCTGGGCCGCTCCGCCGAGATCGGCTCCCTGGAGCCGGGCAAGCTGGCCGACCTGGTGCTGTGGAAGCTGGACACCCTCGCCCACGCCTCCATCGCCGACCCGGTCACCGCGCTCGTCTTCGGCGCCGCCGCCCCGGTCACCGCGTCCTTCGTGAACGGCCGCCAGATCGTCGGGGCCGGCCGTCTGCTGCACGTCGACGAGGACGCCGTCGCCCGCTCCACACGGCACGAGGCCCGGCGTCTGGCGCAGCTCGCCGCGCAGTAA